Sequence from the Halobaculum rubrum genome:
GGTTCGTCGAGAAGGCCGACGCCGGCTACCGCCTTCGCGAACCCGGGCGCGAGGCCGTGCGGCTGCTGGACCGCGGCGTCGTCGACGGCCCGATCGAGTTCCACAGGGCTCCGGTCGACGCCAGCTGTCCGTTCTGCGGCGGCGGCGTTCGCGTGCAGTACAGCGACCACCACGTGATCAGCTACTGCACCGAGTGCGAGGGGCTGTTCGATGCCGACGAGACCCCGGAGGGAACGCTCTCCGGGGTCGTGCTCCCCCCGGCAACCGTGAGGACGGTGACCCCGAGTCGCTGTTCCGGCGGGCACATCGCGTGTTGCAGCGGCGGCTCCGCGCCATGTTCGACGGCATGTGTCTGGAGTGCGGGGGCGAGGTCGAGCGCTCGATACGTCGCTGCCCGGACCACGAGGCTTCGGGTGGACAGGCCTGCGAGGCGTGCGGTTCCGCGTACAGGGGCCTCGCGGAGCTCGTCTGTGAGACCTGCGGCCGCGGTCGCGTGAGCCACCCGCTGTTCGGAAACCCCGCCGCCGACGACGTCGCCGCCGACGGGACGCCCGGCGAGCACGCCTGGGAACGGTTCGCGACGTTCCTCACGTGGAAGCCGGTGAACACGGATGTGGGCGCGGTGGCGTTCGAGCGCCCCGACGGCGGCGAGCGCGTCGTGCTCGACGACGACTTCCGCGTGCTGGAGTAGGTCACCCCGGGCGGTCCGTCTCCTCTCCGTATCGTCTCGTCGTCGTTCCGTTCACCCGTCCGTTCGGCCGACCTCCGTCGGGATTGTCATCGCTCGACAGTGCTCGGGCTCTGGTCCAGTTCGACGACCCGTCGGGTCCGCTCACCGAGTTCGACGAGGTGACACAGCGGGTTTCCGGGGTACACCACCGGGTTCTCGAGGATGCCGACGAGGAGACCGGTGAACGGCGCCTCGATGGCGACGTTGTCGTCCTTGAACGGGTTCGTGATGGTACAGACCGTGTCCCCCTCGTGGACCAGCGAGCCTCGTTCGAAGTGCATGTCGACCATTCCGCCGCTGTCGGCCCTGAGCCACGTCTTCTCGCGTTCCTCGGTGATCACGGTCCGCCAGCCCGGCCAGCGGACGTGTTCGGCCTCAAGCATCCCGTACTCCGCGAACGTCGAGCGGACCCCCGAGAGCGCCTCGTCGATCAGCGCCCGCTGGAAGCGGTGTGCCTCGCCCATCTCGACGGTGATCGCCGGGATCCCGTCGGTCACAGCCTCCGTTCGGAGCATCCCGGAGGAGCCTTCGCTGTCGATGATGACGTTCGTTCCGTACGCCCGGGCGAGGCGAGCGGCGTCGGAGTCACCCATGTCGGCGCGGGCATGGATCATGTTCGTTCGCCCCCGCGTCGACGTGTGAAAGTCCAGCCCGAAGTCGCACGGGTCGATGAAGTTCGTGTAGATGCGCGCGGCCATTCGCTTCGCGCTCGTCGAGTCCGCCGAACCGGGGAACGAGCGGTTCAGGTCGCGGTCGTACACCGGAAGGTAGCGCTGTTGTGCGAGAAAGCCCGGAACGTTCAACACGGGCAGACAGATGAGCGTACCCGCCAGGTCCGCCAGGTCCCACTCGTGTGCCACCTCTCTGACGACCTCGATCCCGTTGAGTTCGTCGCCGTGGGCGGCCGCCGAGAGGAAGGCGGTCGGTCCCGGCCGCTCGCCGTTGATGATCGTCACCGGGATCCGGACGGGGTCGCCGAGATACGTCTCCGACACCACGAACCGGATGTTCTGTCGCTCTCCCGGGTCCACCCGACCCCCGTTGTACGTGAAGACGTCGGCGCCGGTCATGGTCGCCGGTGTGCGACCGAGCGTGATAAAGTACCGCGTCGGCCGACCGACGTTCGGCCCGCCGGGGCCGCCCCGACGGCGGTTCGTGCCCGTGACCCACACGGTCTTTCGCCGACCGTGACACATTTGATGCCCCCGACGAGTCATCGTGTATGACTGACGATCCGGTACGCGTCGGGGTACTCTCCCTCCACACGAGCAAGGAGACGAAGGCGATCTGCAACGCGGTCGAGGCCCTGGGCCACGAGCCCGAGTGGCTCCGGCGGGAGAACGCGGCCGTCAGCATCGAGGACGGCGAGGTCGCGATCGAGCCGGACGTCGACGTGATCGCCAACCGGATGCTGCTGTCGAACATCGAACAGCCGGCGGAGGGACTCGGTCTCGCGCACACGTTCGGCCGCGCACGACCGATCCTCAACGACCCGTCGGCCGTGCTCACGGCGATGCACAAGTTCGCCTCCGCCGTCGCGCTGGTGGAGGACGGCGTCCGCGTCCCGGACGCGCTGCTGGCGCTGTCGAACGACCGACTCAATCAGGGTCGCGATCGGTTCGGGTCGGAGGGCGTGTACAAGACCGCGATCGGGACCCACGGCGGCGGGACCTGGAAGATCGACCTCGACGAGCCGGTCAACCCGATGGTCGGGAACCGGCAGGCGTTCCTGCAGGAGCTCATCGACCGCGACGATTCGAGACATCACGACACCCGCGTGTACGTCGTCGGCGGCGAGATCGTCGGCGCCATGAACCGCTACGCCCCGGATGGAGACTGGCGAACCAACGTCGCGCTCGGCGGCGACGTGGAGGACGCCACGACCTCGCTTGACGACGAGGCGGCGGCGATGGCGCTGCAGGCGGCCGAGACGGTCGGGCTCGATTACGCCGGCGTCGACCTCGTGCAGGGGTACGACGGCTGGTACGTGCTGGAAGTGAACCCGACCGCCGGATTCAAAGGGCTGTTCGCAGCGAGCGGTCGCTCGCCGGCGCCCTACATCGCCCGGCTGGCCATCGAGCGCGGCGGCGGCAGCGTCGACGACGACCGCGTCGAGGAGCTGTCGGCGGTGCTCGACGATTCGACGCCGGCGTGTATGCCCGCCGAGCGCCGGATCAACGACGGGCAGACCCCGACTATCGGGTACATCGAGCAGGTCAACGTCGCCGGGACGCAAGGAGCGACACAGGCGTACGCGAAGTCCGACACCGGCGCGACCCGCTCGTCGATCGACACGCAGCTGGCCGCGGAGATCGGCGCCGGGCCGATCAAGAGCATGACCCGGGTCAAGTCGGGGTCGGTGAAGTCCGGGAAGGCTCGGCCGGTCGTCGACCTCGTCGTCGGGATCGGCGGCGAACAGCACACCGTCACCGCCAGCGTCGAGGACCGCTCGCACATGGAGTACCCGCTCCTCCTCGGACGCGACATCCTCCAACACTACCGCGTCGACGTGCAGCGCCGTGCCGACGAGGGCCGGAACCCCGAGAGCGACGAGGAGGAAGAAGAGGGCTCCGAGGAGTAGCACGCGGTAGCGACTCACGCCCGCCGGACAGGCCGGACCGCTTTTCCCTCTCGGGTGACCAGTGTTTAATATGGGCTTCGGGAGCTACGATGAATCCGAGCAGGAACGTCAGCAGAACGACGGCGCCGACGCGGCCGACGGGTCGACCGTCGACGCCCACGAGAACGACCACGAGGGCGAGGCGAGCTTCGAGGCGGGCGCCTCGACCGACGACCTGGTCTCGCAGCTGCAGACGATGAAGGACGAAGACGAGGACGACGAGGAGTAATCCCGGTCCCGAACGGGAGGGGAACGCTTCGGACCGACGCGTGACCGACGGCGATAGTTCGCCACGCGGTGTCGCCCGATTTTCGCCGATCTCGATACGCAGACGCGTCCGTCCGGTCGCGGGACGAGAATATCGTTCCTGAAACTCGGCGGCGAAGGTATATCAACGCGGTGGACGCCGATCCGAGTATACCCGATCCGCCGCCGCGGACGGGTCGGAACGACACACAATGTTCGAATTCATCACGGACGAGGAAGAGCGCGGGCAGGTGGGTATCGGAACCCTCATCGTGTTCATCGCGATGGTGCTGGTGGCGGCGATCGCCGCCGGCGTCCTCATCAACACCGCAGGATTCCTCCAGAGCAAGTCACAGGAGACCGGACAACAGAGCAGTAAGCAAGTCAGTAACCGTCTGCAAGAGGTCGCCACGGTCGGGAACGTTACTGGCGATCCCGAGAAAGTGGACTACGTGAACGTGACGGTGACGCAGGCACCTGGTGCTGGTGAGATCGACCTCCAGAATGCAACCGTCACTTGGATCGGACCACAGGGAACGTACCAGCTGACGCACGGTGCGAACTACAGCGCCGATGGAGGAGGGGTGGCGGCGGATACCCAGGAGTTCGGTCACAAGGTGACGAAAGACGCGGACAACTCCGCACCGGTACTGAACGACCCTGACGATCGTCTTCAGCTTGTCTTCGATGTCAGTGCGTACACCGACAATCTCGGTGAGGGTGAGGAAGTGACGATCAAGATCAACACGATGGCCGGGGCGACGACGAGCATCCGCTTCACCGTCCCCGAAGCGCTCGGACAGAAGGAAGCCGTCGAGCTGTAAGTCGGCTCCTCTTCTCACACTCTCTCGACACCACCCGACGCCGAGTGGCAACGCGATCGGTTCGTTGTATCGACCCGGTCGCCCCTCGGTGTCGCTACTCCTCCTCGACGACCTCGTCGACGCTCGCGGCGATGTCCTCCTTCGCCCGCCACAGGTACAGCGACGCGTAGCTGCGGTACGGCGCCCAGCGCTCGGCCGCCTCGACCATCTCCGCCCGGCTCATCTCGCGGCCGTACAGCTCCTCCATCCCCTTTCTGATCCCGAGATCGCCGACGGGGAACACGTCCGGTCGCCCGAGCGAGAACAACAGCTGCATGTTCGCGGTCCACTCGCCGACGCCGGTGATCGCGGTTAGCTCCTCGCGCACCGCCTCGTCGTCCATCGCGGCGAACGCCTCGCGATCCCAGTCGTTGTCGGCGAACGCCTCGGCGACGTTGCCGACGTACCGCGTCTTCTGTCGGGAGAGGCCGGCATCCTTCAGCGTCTCCTCGTCGGCCGCGAGCAGTCCCTCGGGCGTCACCTCCACCGCGTCGAAGAGGCGTTCGCGCGTCGCCGCCGCGGACGCCATCGACACCTGCTGGCGAAGGATCGACACGACGAGCCGTTCGAACGGGTCCGCGGCGGGATCGACCGTGAGCGGGCCATGGCGGTCGATCACGGGGCCGAGCCGGTCGTCGCCCCGGAGCGCCTCCAGCGCCTCGCGGTCGGCCGGGTCGAGATCGTCGAACGCCTCGGCGTCTGCGTCCACTGGCATACCTCGTGGTGGGCGGGCGGACGAGAAACGACTTTCGGGGACGGAACTGAGATCGTTCGAGGACTGGGAACCGTTCGAGGCCGGGCGTGCAACTCCGGAAAACTGGTGTCGTGTTTGCGTCGCGGCGGAGGGAAACGTTGAATCGGCGGGACTCCGACGCGACGCACATGGACGTTGATGACGTAGAAACGGTCGCGGTACTGGGCGCCGGAAACATGGGCCACGGGATCGCGGAGGTCGCCGCGCTCGCGGGGTTCGACGTGAACCTGCGGGACATCAACGAGGAGTTCGTTCAGAACGGCTACGACCAGATCGAGTGGTCGCTCGGTAAGCTCGCAGAGAAAGACCAGATCTCCGAGAGCGACGCCGACGCCGCGCTCGACCGCGTGACGGCTGTCGTCCCCGTCGAGGACGCCGTCGCCGACGCCGACCTCGTGATCGAGGCGGTGCCCGAGAAGATGGACATCAAGAAGGACGTGTACACCGAGGTCGAGGAGCACGCGCCGGACCGCGCCGTCTTCGCGTCGAACACCTCCAGCCTCTCGATCACGGAGCTGTCGGAGGTGACCGAGCGCGAGGAGCGCTTCTGCGGGATGCACTTCTTCAACCCGCCGGTGCGCATGCAGCTCGTCGAGGTCATCTCGGGCGCGCACACCGCCGACGGGACGATGGATCTCGTCGAGGACGTCGCCGAGCGGATGGACAAGACCGCGGTCCGCGTCCGGAAGGACTCGCCGGGCTTCATCGTCAACCGCGTGCTCGTCCCCCTGATGAACGAGGCGGCGTGGCTCGTCCACGAGGGCGAGGCGACCGTCGAGTCGGTCGACTCCACGACGAAGTACGACATGGGGCTCCCGATGGGGAGCTTCGAGTTGGCCGACCAGGTCGGCATCGACGTGGGCGTCCACGTGCTCGAGTACATGCACGAGGTGCTCGGCGACGCCTACGAGCCGTGTCCGCTGCTGACTGAGAAGGTCGACAACGAGAACCTGGGCAAGAAGACCGGGACGGGGTTCTACGACTACGAGGACGGCCCCGGCGCGGAGATCCCTTCCGACGAGGTCGACGAGGACGTCAAGCACGCCCTGCTGGCGGTGATGGCCAACGAGGTCGCCGGCCTGATCGGCAACGACGTCGCCGACGCCGGCGACATCGACCAGGCGGTGAAGCTCGGGGCGGGCTTCCCCGACGGTCCCGCGAAGATGGCCGACGGGATCGGTCTCGACGCGTTGCTCTCGACGCTCGAGGAGCGCCACGAGGAGACGGGCGCCGAGCGCTACGAGGCGGTCGACTACCTCCGCGAACTCGTCGACGAGGGTCGCGGCTTCTACGGCGGCGACGGCGACGAGGCCGGGGACGCGGTCGAGTTCGAGACGATCCGCATCGAGCGGGAGGGCCGCGTCGGCCACATCGTCCTCGACCGGCCCCACCGGATGAACACGATCTCCGGCGAGCTGCTGGACGAGCTCGGCGTCGCGATCGAGGAGCTGGAGGCCGACGACGACGTGCGCGCGGTGCTGGTCACCGGCGAGGGCGAGCGCGCCTTCTCCGCCGGCGCCGACGTACAGAGCATGGCCGCCGGCGGCGGCGACCCGCTGCAGTCGGTCGAGCTCTCCCGCAAGGGCCAGTCGACGTTCGGGAAGTTCGAGTCGTCGGACCTGCCGGTCGTCGCCGGCATCGACGGCTACTGCCTCGGCGGCGGCATGGAGTTCGCCACCTGCGCGGACATGCGAGTCGCCTCCGAGCGGTCCGAGCTGGGCCAGCCGGAGCACAATCTCGGCCTGCTACCCGGCTGGGGCGGCACCCAGCGCCTCCGTCACATCGTCGGCGAGGGCCGCGCCAAGGAGATCATCTTCACCGCCGACCGCTACGACGCGGAGACGATGGCCGACTACGGCTTCATCAACGAACTCGTCGCGAACGACGAACTCGAGGAGGCGGCGATGGACCTCGCGCAGGATCTGGCCGCCGGGCCGCCGGTCGCCCAGCGCTACACGAAGCGCGCGATGCTCGCCGGACGCGACGACACCGACGCCGGGCTGGAGATCGAGGCGCAGGCGTTCGGCCAGCTGATGAACACCGAGGACCTCATGGAGGGCGTGATGGCGTTCATGTCCGACGAGGATCCGGAGTTCGAAGGGACGTAGGCGAGACCGCAGGTCTCGCGAACGGCGAGGTCCTCGGGCCGAGCCGCCCAGTAAGCGATGCGGGATGTGGCCCGGTCAGGCCAGCTTGAACGCCCGGATCGTGTCCCGTTCGGTCGGCTCGTTCACCACCTGTACGCCGCCCAACTCGGAGAACACGTCTCGCCAGTTCCGGTGGTACAGCGGGAACTCGTCGTCGACGTAGCTCACCTCGGCGCCCTCGCGACCCCGCTTCGCGCCGTTGCCCTCGTTCTCGGCGGTGACGAGCAGGTCGTCGCAGACCCGCACGACCTCCTCGAACACCCACACGTCGTCCGGGTGGACGTGCTGGAGCGTCTCGACGGAGTACACCGCGTCGAACGCGTCGTCGTCGAACTCCGGGAGCAGGTCCTCGATGGCGCCCGTGTGAAACTCGCCCGTCTCCGCGAGCGTCGGGAAGAACTCGCCCATCACGTCGAACGACTCGTCGTTGATGTCGATGCCGGCGAGGCGGTCGAAGCCGTTGTGCCGGAGGTGTTCGAGGTGGCGACCCGAGCCGCAGCCGAGTTCGAGCACCCGGGCGTCCGTGCCGACGTAGAACTCGATCGCCGATCGGATCGCCTCGCTCACCTCGTCGGGTCCCTCCTCCGCGTAGTAGCGCGGGGAGAACTTCCCCTCGCGCTCGGCCCAGTCCTCGCGGACCTCGTCGGGGTTCATACCCGCCGGAACGGACCCCGAGCGTAAACCTCCGCCGGAGTCGATGGCGACCGGGTCGCCTGCGGTACGGGGGGATCGATCCGTGGCCCGCGCGGCACCCGCGATCGGCGGCGTCTCACTCCTCGCGGCGTTCCCGGTAGTCAGGCAGGAAGTCATCCTGTAGCACCGCCGACCGACCGCCGTCGATCGTGAGGCTCGCGCCGGTGACGAATCCCGCCTCGTCGCTGGCGAGGAACGCCACCGCCGCGGCGACGTCCTCGGGGACGCCGACCCGGCCGGTCGGGTGGATGCTCGCGAGTTCCTCGCGGCGCTCCTCGTCCATGTCGCCGGTGGTCCGGTCGATGGCGACCCAGCCGGGGTTCACCGTGTTGACGCGCACGTCGGGGCCGAAGTCGAGCGCCATCGACCGGGTCATCCCGTTGATGCCGGCCTTGACCGCGTTGTACGGGAAGATGCCCGGCGTCGTCGCGAACGCGTGGTTACTGGACATGTTGACGATCGCGCCCTCGTCCATGTGCTCGCGGGCGTGCTTCGCGCAGAGCCAGTAGGATCGGAAGTCCGTTTCGAGGACGAAGTTCCAGTCGTCCAGTTCGGCCTCGTCGGCGGCGGTGTACGTCTCGACGCCCGCGTTGTTCACGAGCACGTCGAGGCGGCCGAACTCCTCGGCGGTCGCCTCGAACAGCGCCGCGATGTCGTCGGGGTCGCGCATGTCCGCGCGGACGAAGACGGCCTCGCCGCCGGCGTCCTCGATGGCGGCGACGGTCTCGGCGCCGGCGTCCTCGCTGCGGCCGGTGACGACCACTCGTGCTCCCTCGGCCGCGAGTCGCTTCGCGACGCCCGCGCCGATGCCACGGGTGGAGCCGGTGACGACGGCGACCGTCCCGTCGTATCTGGATCGTGGTTCGAGTTCGTCGATGGCGGAGGTGTCGAAGCTGGTCATTCGTTCGTCGTGTCTCGGTCGGGTGACTTGATGATTGGTTCGCGATCGGTCGGTGTCAGCGTCAGTTTCGAGGTGGGGAACGTGGCCGCGACGAACCGCCCGAAAGCCCCCGCCGTGCTACGCTCGCGCGACTCGCTGCGCGCGTTCGCTCCCGTCAGTCGCTCACGTGCTTACTTCGTCGGGCTTCGCGTAGCCCGGCGGCCCCTTTCAGTCCCACCCGATCCTTGGACGGGCATCGGTGTCACCGGCGGCCGTCCGGCGTCGTCATCCCGGACTACCCACGTACTGCGGCGGGGAGTCGGGGATCGCCGTTCGTGGATAGTCCGGCTGTTGCCGCCGGTTCACCACTCGGCGACGCTCCCGTCCGGGCGGCGCCAGACGGGGTTGTGCCAGTCGTCGTGGCCGTCGCGTTCCTCGAGCACGTCCTCATCGATGTCGACGCCGAGTCCCGGGCCATCGGGAACCGGAACGAAGCCGTCCTCGTACTCGAACACCGACGGGTCCGCGAGGTAGTCGAGCACGTCGCTCGTCTCGTTGTAGTGGATGTCGAGACTCTGCTCCTGGATGAGCGCGTTCGGCGCGACGGCGTCCAGTTGGAGACAGGACGCGAGCGCGACCGGGCCGAGCGGGCAGTGCGGCGCGATCGACACGTCGTAGGCGCCGGCCATCGACGCGATGCGGTGACACTCGGTGATGCCGCCCGCGTGGCTCGGATCCGGCTGGATGATGTCGACCGCGTTCTCCTCCAGCACCTGCTTGAAGTCGGTGCGGTGGAACAGCCGCTCCCCGGTCGCGATGGGGGTGCTGGTGCTCGCGGCGATGTCGGCGAGCGCGTCGTTGTGCTCGGGGAGCACCGGCTCCTCGATGAAGAACGGGTCGTAGGGTTCCAGTGCCGCCGCGAGCTGTTTCGCCGCGGTCTTCGTCGCCCGACCGTGGAAGTCGATGCCGATGTCGACCTCCGGCCCCACGGCCTCGCGGACCGTACGCAGGCGCTCGGCGGCCTGCTCGATCGTGTCGGGGGACTCGACGCGCTCCAGTTCGGGCGTCGCGTTCATCTTCAGCGCGGTGAAGCCCGCGTCGACCTTCTCGGCGGCCGCCTCGGCAACGCCCGCGGGGCGGTCGCCGCCGACCCACTGGTACACCCGGACGCGTTCGCGGACCGGCCCCCCCAGAAGCTCGTGGACTGGGGCGCCGAGGTGTTTCCCCGTCAGGTCCCACAGCGCCTGATCGATCCCCGCGATGGCGGACATGAGAACGGGGCCGCCGCGGTAGAACCCCCCGCGGTACAGTCGCTCCCAGTGGTCCGCGACGGGGGCGGGATCCTCGCCGAGCAGGTACTCCTCGACGAGTTCCTCGACGGCGCCGCGGACCGTCCGCGCGCGCCCTTCTACCACCGGCTCGCCCCAGCCGACGGAGCCATCGGCACACTCTAGCTTCAGAAACAGCCACCGCGGCGGCACCGCGTACAGCTCGTAGTCGACGATCTCGGTCATACTCGCGTGTCCCGGTCGGTCCGCAAAAGTTCACAGGTGTCCCGTCCGTGGACGGTCGCCAGCGTCCGCGGGCATCCGCCGACCTCCGCCGGCGTTTCACGAGGCCGGGGCTACCGCAGTTCGATCGTCAGCGTCTCGCGGACGCCGCGATCGAGACGGCGGTACCGCGGCGACGTGCCGGACCGATCCACGTCGAACACGCGCAGGGAGACGACGAGCCGCCCCGCATCCGGCACCGTCGCTCGGACCACCGGTCCGGTCGCCGTCACGACGAGGTACGGCGGCGCGGCGACCGGGGAGGCCGGGAGCGTGACTCCGAGCGCGTCCGTGCCGGTCGCGAGCAGTCCGGGGAGGTGTTCGAGCGCACCCGCCGCGTCGAGCGCCTCCCGCATCGCGGGGACGACGGCGTCGCGGTCGGCCGTCGACGGGCGACCCTCGGGGGCCTCCCGGTCAGTCCACCGCTCCGCTACCGCGTCGGCGACGCCGTCGACGGCGTCGAGCACCGGGCCGTGTTCGGCCAGCAGTCGCTCCCGGACGGCGGCCTCGGGATCGGTGTCGCGCCCGTCGGCTGTCATGGTCGCTCGGTCATCCGGTCGCCCGGTCGGCGCCCCCGATTGTAAGCGCATCGGGGACCGCGGCGGGACGCCGCGTCGGCGGCCGCCACCGACCGCTTTTTGCCGCGCCGACGCCGACTCCGGGGTATGAGCATGAGCACGGACGAAGTCGAAGCGGCCATCGAGGCCGGCATTCCGGACAGTGAAGCGACCGTTACGACGCCCCGAGTCCCCGACGAGGAACACGAGGACGCCCACTTCGCCGCGGTCGTCGTCTCGCCCGCCTTCGAGGGGAAGTCGCTCGTCCAGCAGCACGAGCTGGTGTACGACGCCGTCGGCGACGCGATGACCCGGGAGGTGCACGCGCTGGAGATCAAGACGTACACGCCCGAAGAGTACGAGGAACACGGCGAATAGGTCTCGGCTGCGGTTCCGGCGATCGGCAGCAGTTGCTACTCCGGTTCCGTACCGAGGCTCCGCACGTCGTCGCCGAGGCGGAGCGTCCCGCCCACGCTTCCGTCGGGAACGGCCGTGTTCACCATCAGCCGGAACGCGTGGTCGAAGCGCGCGCCACCGCTCCAGTCGGGCATCGTCTCCTCGCGCTTGCGGACGAACCGCGTCCGGAAGTCGTCGAACTCCGCGCCCGTGTCGGGGTCGCGCGAGGGGACGACGCAGCGCTGGCAGGGGTTCACCCCGAGCAGTTCGGCGCCGCCGACCCGGAAGCGAACCCGCTCGTCGGGCTCGGCGACGAGTCGGTCCTCGACGAACGGCTCCTCGCTCGCGAGTTCGACGTTCGCGCGGAGGCGCCGGCGCATCGAGTCGACGCCCACGCAGTCGAACCACGAGGCGACCTCGCGGAGCGTCCCCCGCGACACCACCGTCGGCCCCGTCAGCTCCGTGTCGTCCGGATAGCCCCCCGCTCGCTCGCCGATCAGATCCACCTCGTCGCCGAGGAACGCCCCGACCCACGACGCGATACCCTCTCGCTCGTCGGGGTCGTCGAGGTCGAACGTCGCGGGCGCGGGGGCGTCGACGTCGTGTGGGGCCGCAAGCGAAACGATCCGTGCGTCGAGGTCGAACTCCGCGGACACGCGGTGGATCCGTCGTTCGTTCTTCCCGTTCACGTAGTCGCCGTCGGCGTCGACCAGCGCGAACTCCCGGTCCCGCGAGAGCCCACCGCCCGGCGCGAGTGCGGCGGCGTCCACGTCGACCCCGTCGAGCGACTTGATCGGGAACACCCGGATCCGATCGAGCGTCGTCGCGAGCGCGTCCTCGCTCATTGGCTGGTCCACGACGCCGCGCCCGTTGAATCGATCGGTCGGCGATGCCGCCGTCGCTGTCGTCCCCGTCGGCGCGATCGCCGCCGCTGCCGCTGTCGCCGGAGCACGGGTCGAGAAGACGGGAACCGGATCGGACCGCGTCGCAGTCGGCCGGCCGGGGTCGCGTTACTCCTCGTCTGCTTCGTCGCCGTCCGCGTCCTCGTCGCTGACCAAGTCGAGGCTCTCGACGAGGTCCGTGATCTCGTCGGCCGTGAAGGCGGTGTAGCCGTCCTCGGAGACCGTCGAGAGGGAGACGTCGTTCGCGGTGAGCTCGTCGTTGATGTCGAACAGCGCGCGCAGCGCGAGCCCGATCCCGTCGTCGAGCGTGAGGTCCTCGCTCCACTCGTCCTCCAGCAGCTCCTGGATCTCCTGGCGGGAGCCGCCGATGGCGGTGGCCTTCCACTCGTGGGGCGTCCCCGAGGGGTCGGCGCCGAACAGGCGCGGGCGACCGTTCTCGAAGCCGCCGATGAGGAGCGCGGCGCCGTACGGGCGCGTGCCGCCGCGCTGGGTGTTCTCCTGGATGTGGTCCGTGATGTACTTCGTCAGCGTCTCGACGCCGACCGGTTCGCGGTAGCGCAGGCGGTTGCCCTGCGCCATCCGGCGAGCGTGGTCGATGAGCTGCCGGGCGTCGGCGACGTGGCCGGCGCTGGCGGTTCCGACGTGGTCGTCAAGCTTGTGGAGCTTCTCGATGGACTCCGACTCCATCAGGCTGGAGGACGCCTGTGCCTGCGCCGCGAGCACGACGCCCTCGCTCGTCCTGACGCCGACGGAGGGCGCGCCGCGAGAGACTGCCTCGCGGGCGTACTCGACCTGGTAGATGCGGCCGTCCGGGGAGAACAGCGAGGTTCCGCGGTCGTACGCCTGCTGGTCGTTCCCCCTCATCGGTCACCACCGACGTGAATCGTCGTCGCGAGTGCGGTCATCGCTCATGGGTATGGGTCCACGCGGGAAAAACCCTCCCTAAACGGAGTTTTGGCGGGCGGAGGAACCCCGCGAGACGTGAGGTGAACCCAGCCGGTGGCGGAAGCAGACGCGATCGCTGGCGGAGAGACGCGATCGCCGGCGGAGGTGCCCTCACACGAGGCGTCTGTCGAATACACGTACTTATCCCACTCGGTCACCTACCCGTCGCCATGAGCGACGACACCCAGAACCGCAAGCCCCTCAGGATGCCCGACGACAACCAGGTGTTCGCCACCGTCACCGACA
This genomic interval carries:
- a CDS encoding succinylglutamate desuccinylase/aspartoacylase family protein; translation: MTGADVFTYNGGRVDPGERQNIRFVVSETYLGDPVRIPVTIINGERPGPTAFLSAAAHGDELNGIEVVREVAHEWDLADLAGTLICLPVLNVPGFLAQQRYLPVYDRDLNRSFPGSADSTSAKRMAARIYTNFIDPCDFGLDFHTSTRGRTNMIHARADMGDSDAARLARAYGTNVIIDSEGSSGMLRTEAVTDGIPAITVEMGEAHRFQRALIDEALSGVRSTFAEYGMLEAEHVRWPGWRTVITEEREKTWLRADSGGMVDMHFERGSLVHEGDTVCTITNPFKDDNVAIEAPFTGLLVGILENPVVYPGNPLCHLVELGERTRRVVELDQSPSTVER
- a CDS encoding RimK family alpha-L-glutamate ligase, which translates into the protein MTDDPVRVGVLSLHTSKETKAICNAVEALGHEPEWLRRENAAVSIEDGEVAIEPDVDVIANRMLLSNIEQPAEGLGLAHTFGRARPILNDPSAVLTAMHKFASAVALVEDGVRVPDALLALSNDRLNQGRDRFGSEGVYKTAIGTHGGGTWKIDLDEPVNPMVGNRQAFLQELIDRDDSRHHDTRVYVVGGEIVGAMNRYAPDGDWRTNVALGGDVEDATTSLDDEAAAMALQAAETVGLDYAGVDLVQGYDGWYVLEVNPTAGFKGLFAASGRSPAPYIARLAIERGGGSVDDDRVEELSAVLDDSTPACMPAERRINDGQTPTIGYIEQVNVAGTQGATQAYAKSDTGATRSSIDTQLAAEIGAGPIKSMTRVKSGSVKSGKARPVVDLVVGIGGEQHTVTASVEDRSHMEYPLLLGRDILQHYRVDVQRRADEGRNPESDEEEEEGSEE
- a CDS encoding DUF5786 family protein, giving the protein MGFGSYDESEQERQQNDGADAADGSTVDAHENDHEGEASFEAGASTDDLVSQLQTMKDEDEDDEE
- a CDS encoding archaellin/type IV pilin N-terminal domain-containing protein — translated: MFEFITDEEERGQVGIGTLIVFIAMVLVAAIAAGVLINTAGFLQSKSQETGQQSSKQVSNRLQEVATVGNVTGDPEKVDYVNVTVTQAPGAGEIDLQNATVTWIGPQGTYQLTHGANYSADGGGVAADTQEFGHKVTKDADNSAPVLNDPDDRLQLVFDVSAYTDNLGEGEEVTIKINTMAGATTSIRFTVPEALGQKEAVEL
- a CDS encoding DNA-3-methyladenine glycosylase family protein translates to MPVDADAEAFDDLDPADREALEALRGDDRLGPVIDRHGPLTVDPAADPFERLVVSILRQQVSMASAAATRERLFDAVEVTPEGLLAADEETLKDAGLSRQKTRYVGNVAEAFADNDWDREAFAAMDDEAVREELTAITGVGEWTANMQLLFSLGRPDVFPVGDLGIRKGMEELYGREMSRAEMVEAAERWAPYRSYASLYLWRAKEDIAASVDEVVEEE
- a CDS encoding 3-hydroxyacyl-CoA dehydrogenase/enoyl-CoA hydratase family protein, whose translation is MDVDDVETVAVLGAGNMGHGIAEVAALAGFDVNLRDINEEFVQNGYDQIEWSLGKLAEKDQISESDADAALDRVTAVVPVEDAVADADLVIEAVPEKMDIKKDVYTEVEEHAPDRAVFASNTSSLSITELSEVTEREERFCGMHFFNPPVRMQLVEVISGAHTADGTMDLVEDVAERMDKTAVRVRKDSPGFIVNRVLVPLMNEAAWLVHEGEATVESVDSTTKYDMGLPMGSFELADQVGIDVGVHVLEYMHEVLGDAYEPCPLLTEKVDNENLGKKTGTGFYDYEDGPGAEIPSDEVDEDVKHALLAVMANEVAGLIGNDVADAGDIDQAVKLGAGFPDGPAKMADGIGLDALLSTLEERHEETGAERYEAVDYLRELVDEGRGFYGGDGDEAGDAVEFETIRIEREGRVGHIVLDRPHRMNTISGELLDELGVAIEELEADDDVRAVLVTGEGERAFSAGADVQSMAAGGGDPLQSVELSRKGQSTFGKFESSDLPVVAGIDGYCLGGGMEFATCADMRVASERSELGQPEHNLGLLPGWGGTQRLRHIVGEGRAKEIIFTADRYDAETMADYGFINELVANDELEEAAMDLAQDLAAGPPVAQRYTKRAMLAGRDDTDAGLEIEAQAFGQLMNTEDLMEGVMAFMSDEDPEFEGT